AGCGCTGCGCTCACCGCTTCACTCTGATGGGAGTAAAGTTGCCGGATTCCGCGGCCCTGCAGGGCCCTCAACAGGCGCGGATCCAGCTCCGGCGGAGCTGAGGCATATTCGGCGTCGGCCGCCGGCAGAGTAACGCTGCCGGTGATGCACGGAGAAAAATGGGGATCTGCATTCAGAAAGTCGAGAAATTGCGGAAGATTCATGGTCCGGCCCCGAAATTGGAAAGGACATAATCCTGAAGCGCCGGTCAAGCCGATTGCCGCTGGCGCTTGCGTTCCAGGCGCAGGCGCCGGCGACCCAATTCCTCCGCCCCGTAGACCGTTTCTGTCCTGCTGGCCTTGACCAACATTTCGAGGCAGAGCGCCAATGCCCCATCGTAGTCGTGCAACCGATGCTCCTGCAGGCGCATCAACATCATCCGCGACACATCGCAGTCATGGTCCCGAATTGCTTGCCACAAGGCTTGAGCTGCGTCGCTATTTCGGCCAAGCCTTCGATAAAGTTGGGCCAGCAGGATTAAATCACGGCGGCGCAAGGGCGCATCCCGATCCTCTTCCAGCCTTGAACCAAGCATTACGATCGCTTCTTCAATGTGTTGATTGCGCAGCAGGGTTCGCGCCAACCCGGAGCGCAGCAGTCGCCGACCGCCATCGCGCCGTTCATAGATATGTATGGCCTCCAGCATCAGAAAGCACATGCCGACCAGATCCAGTCGGTTGTGCTCAAGGACACGAGCCATGCCAGCATCGTGGCCGTAGTTGAGCCAATCAAAGTAAATCTGCGGCGCTTCTGCTCCCGGAAGATCGTCGCCTCGATCGAGGCCAAGCAGTTCGCGCTCCAGATCCGCCTGTCTTCGCCCGGGCATTGCCTCGCGGGAAATCAATCTCCGAAAGACGTGTAGCAGATCAAAGTGTGCCAGGCGCGGCAACTGTGGCCTTCGGTGCAGGAGCAGGCGATTGCGAATCAGGGGAGCATCGAAGGATTTTCCGTTAAAGGTAACCAGATACTCAAAGGAAGACAGCCGCGAGCTCAAATATTCCAGACAGCGCTCCTCTGCGCTGGGCGACGGCATCAGAATTTGCTCTACTGAAACGCCGCTGGAATCAATCATCGCGAGGCCTATCAAAAAGGGAACGACTCCAACTCCGCGCGAGAGCCCGGTGCTTTCCACATCGAGAAAGGCGATTTCGTCGGCGGCTACGGTTTGGGCGCCGGGCCACAAGGCAAGCTCCAGCAAAGGACTCAGCGAAAGCGGCATGTACCTGGAAAAGCGAAAGCGACCGGCCTGCGGATCATCGGATCGCCAGCGGCGTAGCAACGCGCCTTCCCCGAGACGTTCGAAACTCAGGTCGAAGAGCTCTTCGCTATCCCTTTTCTGCGCGCCCAGCGGCGGCTCTACGGCGCTCGTTGACCTCTCATCCTGTATTGCATCGCGCCGCTCGTAGAGCGAAAGCAAGGCCCCCAGACGACTCATACCGGCCGGCCTTTTGCTCGCTCATTGCTATTGCGAAAGTCCCTGAATCTCTGGTTCACCTCCCACAACTTGGCGTACTTCAGGAAATTGTAGTATCCGCCCATCGAAGCAAGCGCCAGCCCCGCATAGCCATCGAGAAAGCCGGCGCGAAACAAATAGATGACCAGGAATTTCCAGATTCCCTTGATCACGGCTGCAAGTGGGGAGCTGCGTTTACCAGAACCAACACGATCGCTGGCAGCCATGCTGGTATAACGATCGATCCGTTGCAGATGATCGCTGAGATCGGCATAACCGTAATGTTCCAGAACGCCGCTGGTGACGCCCGTTGGTAGCGCGGTGCGCCCGGTTTCATGAACCCGCCCTCCTTGAAAGTCAGCGGCGCCTCGAACAAAGAAGCGAATATTGTAATCGGGAAACCAGCCGCCGTGTTTGATCCAACGACCGAGGTAGTAGCTGATGCGCGGCAGTTTGTAAACCTGGAATGCTGGCGTTAACTGGGCGGCGATTTCCTGCAGCTCCAGCGCCAGCTCCTCGCTGCAAACTTCATCGCCGTCAATAACCAGGATCCAGCGGCCGCGGGCCAATGAAATGGCAAAGTTCTTCTGGTCGATGTAACCTGTGAAGCGGCGAGCAACGACTCTGGCGCCGTGGCGGCGAGCAATCCTGGCTGTGTCATCGCTGCTGAAGCTATCAACGACGACGATTTCATCCGCGAAGCGAACGGACTGCAGACAGCGCTCAAGTCGGATCGCCTCATTGTGCAAGATCAGGCATACGCTGATCCGCAGCGGCGGACTGACGCGCTTACTGGCTGCGCTCGAGGGAGCGTTTGCTGATAAATTTTTCGGTGAACGGGATTTCAAGGCGCGCCATCGTGCGATCTTTTTCAGTAATGATGCGAAACATTCCAGGATCGATATTTTCGCCCTTCAACAGGATGATGATCAAAGCAATACCAAGCCCCGCCCCCTCGGATTCGGAGGACATTGCCTGATCCATGTAGAATTCAGCGATATCATTGTAGCTCATCGCTTTCTTGAACTTCTCGCGCATCGTCGCCTCTTCCTGCCGCGCAATGCCCGTGTTGTTGACGACCTCCACGGTAAGGCCATCCTGATCGAACTGAAAATCGATCAAACAGAAGTAACCCTTCGTTCGCGCCTTCTGCCCGTACTCGAAGGCCATCTGCTCGGAGAAGATCCGTTTGTATTCTTCGTTTCCGCGGGCGTAGTCGGCTTCGTTGTTGATGCTCAGTCCGCGCTCCTCAAAAAAGACCCGCTTCTGGTTCGCCTTGCAACCATTGATTACCAGCTCTTTGAGGATCGTATAGACCGTTGTCACCAGCTGCGGCCGAGCATTCTTATCAAGAATGCTCTCGATGGCATGCTGGATGTGCTTTTCCACGAGGTCCGTCATGCGGTGCGTCTTAAGCGTCAGGGCACGCCCGTCACGCACGGCGACGTCAATATTGTCGTTAATTTGCTGCAAGGCCTGATTGGTACTCACGGCGGGGATTCCTGTGGCCATTCCTAATCTTCGGCTTTGCAGGGCGCAATTCCAGAACGCGCCCGCTCACAAGCCGGGAGTAATTTTTCAGCTAGTTTTCCAGTTCGCGACGCTTGAATAACGCGATGGAGGCCGCCCCCAGTCCAACGATCCAGGCCAAATTGATGGCCAATGAAATCTGCCCGGCATTTGCGCCAATTTGACCCAAACCAAGTTGTTGGAGTCCTCCGCGCAACTCGGGAATCCGCGACATAATCTCCGTATAGGCGTAGAAGAGATTCAGGCCGATCTGTGGCAATCCGTAACCCAGCAGATAAACCACCGGACGGAATACCTCACTTTCCGGCATTCGCCCGGACATCAGGAAGTAGGATGGAATAAAACTGAGCGCGAGCGGGAGGAGCGAAAGAAAGACCGCCGGGAACCTGCCCAACCAAATTGTTAGAAAGAATAGCAGCATCGTCCAAAGCGCAAAACCCTCCAGGGCAATCAACATGGAGGGCAAAAGCTCCTCGCCCCAGAAGCCCGTAGAAAGCTTCATCAGCGGCAAATAACAGGCTACCAGCAGCCCGCCGGAGACGACCAGGATGCCAAGTACCGCGAGATACTTCCCGACCAGGTATTCCCAGCGTGCAACCGGACGCGCCAGCAAGAGCGTATGCATGCTTGTGCGCAAATCGGCCAGGGCCAGAAAGGGCGTAAAGAAAAGGGCAAGCAAGAAGACCCAGGAAGTGAGCGAAAAAAAAGAAATGGTAACCAGAAGATTCTTCACGGTTGCCGCAACGGCATCGTCGGAAGGACTGCGGCTATCCATTTCCGCCAACATCGCGGCGCGTTGCTCGGCCGGTATTCCCGCTTGCATCAGGCTCTGCTCGTACTCAACCCGCTGCTGCTTGCGTCCAGAATCGGTAACGGCCCGGCAAGTGGCCCCGCAGCCGAAACCCAGACCCATAAAAAGAAAGCATCCGGCCAGCAATATGACCAGAAGTCGCCGCCGTACTGCTTCCCGGTAAGTCAGGCCAGCAATGACGCCAATGCGCTGCAAACTCAGTTCCAATCTCTGCATCATATGCTTCATCCTCTCCGGAAGCAATCTTGAGCTAGGCCCCGGCGCCCTTCACCAATCGATAGAATACTTCTTCCAGACTCTCGCGACTTTGCGAGTAGTTCAAGATCCGTCCGCCTGCTTCGACGATAGATGCAGGAAATTTGCGCTCTCTTTCTTCATCCGTGATCTGCAAAGTCGCGGTACAGCCTTCGACTGAGGCAGCTGCGTCGGCGGCAAGAATGGCGCCGCGAATCGCGTCGGTCATCGCATCGACCGTAAGCGAAAGTCCCCTTCGCGCTGCGATTTCGTCGCGACTGCCCTGCGCTACCACAAGGCCACGATTCAAGATTGCAACGCGATCGCAGGTCTTCTCTACTTCCAGCAACTGATGGGAATTTACAAGCACCGTCGCGCCGCGCTCACGCTCCTGAAGAATGATCTCGCGCATCTGTTGAATGCCAATGGGATCCAACCCTGAGATTGGCTCATCCAGGAGCAAGATCTCAGGGTCGCCAAGCAAGGCCTGGGCGATGCCGATCCGTTGCGTCATACCCTTGGAGTAGGTTCCCACGCGCCGATCGGCATCCATGCTCATGTGCACGCGCTCGAGCACTCGCGCCACGCGACTGGCCCGTTCGGAGCGTGGAATTGCCAGCAGTCTGGCATGGTAGTGGAGAAACTCGCGTCCGCTCAAGAATGGATGAATAGCAATACGTTCCGGCAGGTAGCCAATTCGGCGGCGGTCCAGATCGGCCGGAGCGCTCCCCAGGATCTGCACTTCGCCTGCCGTGATTCGAATGAAGTCGAGCAAGATCTTGATAAAGGTAGTTTTGCCTGCGCCATTGGGGCCCAGGAAGCCAAAAATCTCGCCGCGTCCAACGCGTAGATCCAGGCTACGCAAGGCGGGCGCCGCGCCATAGTTCTTGGTCAGAGAGTGAGCTTCGATGACGGCTGCATTGGCCATGGGGCCGCTGTCGCTGCCGGCGACCCGGCAGTCCATCAATTCACGTATTTCGACTTGGCCTGTCACCGCCGCGTCCCTGCTCTGGACCCGTGAAGCTAGTTCTGATGCGACACGCCGAGGCTGCCCCCGGCGACGATGATGATTCGCGAGCGCTGACCGCCCAGGGCAGGTCCGATGCCAGTCGCATGGCTCGCTTGCTCAGCGGCTGCCACTGGGGGATGCTTCATATTCGCCACAGTCCGCTGCTCCGGGCCACACAGACCGCGGAAATAGTCGCACAAACCCTGAGCAAGCTCAATGGCAAGGCCCCGCAACCGGAAACGGATTCACGGTTGAAGCCCGGCGCCGACATCGAAGATTACGAAACTATCTTCTATGAGGACCGCGCCGGCGGCTGCAACCTGTGGGTCTTTCATTCTCCGGAAGTGATGCAAGTCGCGGCCTGGCTCACTGGCCTGCGCGATTCCGGCTTCTACTTCACGCCTGGTTCGATGCTGGCTTTGAATGTACCACAACCCAATCCCGCAGGTCGCGCCATGGTGGTGTGGCAGGCCCAGCCGGAATATCTGCGCGACGTCGTCAGCCCTTAAGCGGCCGCGTCCACTGACGTACGCTCCCCACTAACAGGTCAGCCGCACGTTGATCGTCAAATTGATCAGCAACATACTTTCGCCCGCGCGCGCCAAGCTGATTGCACCAGTCCGGCGCCGCCAGCAAGCGATGAACCGCGTCGCCAAGTTCGGACCAGTCATCCAGAAGCAATCCGCCGCCGCTGCGCTCGACGTGTTCACGCAGCACAGCGCTTGCCCGCAGGGCTATGAGCGGAGTTCCCTGGGCCATTGCTTCGAGGCTGGCAATGCTAAAACTTTCCATGACGCTGGGCATAATAAAGGCAAGCGCTTGGGCCATCAATTGCCGCCGCAGTTCATCGCTGACGAAGCCACAGTTCCTTAGCCAGTCAGCTGCCTGAATGTGCATTGGTCCTTCTCCGGTCAGTACAAGTTGCACTGTACCCTTGAGCGGATTGCAGGCATCAATCAACCCGGGAAGTCCCTTGCCAGCATCCAGGCGACCGCTGTAGAGCAGATAAGGGGCGCGAATGCCTGATGGCAGCGGTCCAGAGAGCGCCGGCGTTTGATCAATGCCCACCGGCAGCGTCAGATGGTCGCAAGCCCCCCACAAGCGTTGCGCCAGCGCGCCTTCCGCATCGCTGTGGAAAATCAGGGCGCGCGCGCGACGGACCATAGCGCCAAAAATCGGCAAATAAGCGACGGGTTCATTGTGCAGGGTCGGCGCCAGCAGGTTGCGAGACGGCGGCGTCGTCTCCATACCAAAATATGTGGGAGCATAAAGATAAGTCACATATATGAATGCCCGATACTCATTTCGGTTACGATAGAGAAAGTCCGCAAGTTCCGGCGAGTACGGACCCTGGGCGCGCAGCCATTCCAGTTGCGCAGCAACGCTCCATTCGCTGTAAATGGCGGCAGCCGCGTCGGCCAACGAGTCTCCCGCTTCGAACTCTCGGAATGCGCCGGTCATTTGCGCGTGCAACTTTCGCCAGTAGCTTCCGCGCTCGCCAATCACCGGAAATCGACGAACCAGCATTCCCTCGTAGATTTCCACGCCAGATGGCAGCTCATTGCGCCAGCTTTCGGCGTCGCTTGCCGTTGTTGTCAGCAATTCGCATTTGAAAGCGGGCTCAAGGTAGCGAGCAATTCGCATTGCATTGCGTTCCGAACCGCCAACAACTTCGGGCGTCCAGCGTTGCACAATGACGGCGATGCGTTCTTTCAATTGCGAAGCTCCCGGACAGTGGGTTGCGCTCGCTCCGCATCCACTGCGGCCAGAAAGAGTTCTTCAATCCGTTGCGGATGAAAGCATTCGAGATAACGGGCGCGCCCGCGCTGCGCCATCGCCAGACAGAGTTCGGTATCTTGGGCCGTTTCCCAGAGCAAGGCGGCAATTTCCAGTGGTTCCGAACGTGTCACTGCGAGCCCGGCATCGCCAAGGGTCTCGGCCATGGCCCCGGCAGCTGCCGCGATGACCGGCGTGCCCAGAGCCATTGCTTCCACCAGAGGAACGCAAAACCCTTCGTGTTCGCTCAAACTTACGAAGGCCGTTGCCGCCAGATAGGCGGCCTTTAGAGCGGCGCTATTCAGTCGACCGGCCCAGCACACGTTTTCGGAAATTCCAAGTTTCGCGATTAGCAAATCGAGCTGCTGATTAAAGTCAGGGATCTGTGCCGAACGCCGACCCGGCAAGATCAGCTGCGCAGCTCTGCCCGTTTGGGCAATCAACTCGGCAAAGGATTGGAGCAGCCTGACGTATCCTTTATTTGGCGCGATGCGGCCCACCATTACAAATCGCGGTTGTTCAACGCTGCTGGCGCGCCAGGCCGCAAAACGGCGCAGGTCCGTCGGTTCGGCCAGCATCTGCTCAATGCGGTGAAAGGGCGGCACGATCGCCGCTCGCCCGGCCTCCAGGCCATGGGCCGCCAGCTCGGCGGCGTTGTAAGCTGAATCGGCCAGCCAGCGCACGCCGTCAAGTTGCGCAAACTCCGCAAGCATAGCAACGCCCTGCTCACAGATTGCTGCGATGGCAGGATTGTATGGTTCATAGAATTGCGGCGGCGTAATGCTGTGGTACTTGATGACGACCTGCGCTGGCGTATCACGAAGACGCTGCAGCGCCTCTGGCCAGCCGATGCAGTAGTGATAGATCAATAGATCACGGCGGTTGCGCAGAAATCCTGGCAGGCGACGCGGATGTCGAAACGTAAGGCCGCGCTCGCCATTGGGTGCAAAGACGCAGGTTTCCCAACCCTGTCGTCGAAGTGCATCCGCCATCCCCTGAACGTCATTGCCCACCGCATCATCACGTTCCCATGCCGGCGCGAGAATGGCTGCGCGGCGCGTTTCATTTGTTGCCGTCAAGTTTCAGCCTTTGGCGGCAAAGCCCAATCAGCGCTGCCGGCAATAGAATAAGCAATGGCTGCAGCGGGCTCCCTTGCAATCGCCCTTCGTAGCGCAATCGTAAATCCCACAGCACCGCCGCCTTGCTGCGCGTTTCCGCCAGCCTGTTGCGCAGGTGACGCAGCTGCTTTGGTCCGGGTTTTCGTCCCCAGATGAGTCGCGTTGCTTGAACTAGAAACTCATCGCCATTATGGGCAATGAGTTCAGCCGGCGACGGCGCCAGTGGCGCAGGAGCGACAGCTGGACCCGGCGCCCGTTGCTGTCGCCAGGCCGCGACCTGCAATTCTGCATTTTGATACACGCTGCCTGGGAAATCCATCATCCATTCCCGAGATTCGAGGACAGGTCCAGTATTCGTCGTACTCTTGCCGGCAACTGAAGAGTCAAAACATAACTGCCATCAGGGCAACTGCGATCCGCCTCCAGAAGGTTCATCCGCGACTCGAAAATACACCGATAGTTGCCCTGGCGGTAGACCACCCGTACGGATTTGGGACCCAGCATCTCACGCAACTGGTCGAGCGCGCCGACGGATGGCGCCTCTTGCGCCATCTCTGAGGCGGCGACGCGAAAGGCCAATTCACGCGAATTTTCATAAAGCAAGTCGGCCTTTACTTCGCGCCGCTGAATTCGCAACTCCGCCGGCTGGTGATTCAGAAAGATAGGCACGATTCGAGGCAAGTCTTAGGTCAGGGCCCCGTCAATGACACTTTTG
This DNA window, taken from Leptospirales bacterium, encodes the following:
- a CDS encoding glycosyltransferase family 4 protein codes for the protein MKERIAVIVQRWTPEVVGGSERNAMRIARYLEPAFKCELLTTTASDAESWRNELPSGVEIYEGMLVRRFPVIGERGSYWRKLHAQMTGAFREFEAGDSLADAAAAIYSEWSVAAQLEWLRAQGPYSPELADFLYRNRNEYRAFIYVTYLYAPTYFGMETTPPSRNLLAPTLHNEPVAYLPIFGAMVRRARALIFHSDAEGALAQRLWGACDHLTLPVGIDQTPALSGPLPSGIRAPYLLYSGRLDAGKGLPGLIDACNPLKGTVQLVLTGEGPMHIQAADWLRNCGFVSDELRRQLMAQALAFIMPSVMESFSIASLEAMAQGTPLIALRASAVLREHVERSGGGLLLDDWSELGDAVHRLLAAPDWCNQLGARGRKYVADQFDDQRAADLLVGSVRQWTRPLKG
- a CDS encoding ribonuclease H-like domain-containing protein — translated: MSRLGALLSLYERRDAIQDERSTSAVEPPLGAQKRDSEELFDLSFERLGEGALLRRWRSDDPQAGRFRFSRYMPLSLSPLLELALWPGAQTVAADEIAFLDVESTGLSRGVGVVPFLIGLAMIDSSGVSVEQILMPSPSAEERCLEYLSSRLSSFEYLVTFNGKSFDAPLIRNRLLLHRRPQLPRLAHFDLLHVFRRLISREAMPGRRQADLERELLGLDRGDDLPGAEAPQIYFDWLNYGHDAGMARVLEHNRLDLVGMCFLMLEAIHIYERRDGGRRLLRSGLARTLLRNQHIEEAIVMLGSRLEEDRDAPLRRRDLILLAQLYRRLGRNSDAAQALWQAIRDHDCDVSRMMLMRLQEHRLHDYDGALALCLEMLVKASRTETVYGAEELGRRRLRLERKRQRQSA
- a CDS encoding histidine phosphatase family protein translates to MKLVLMRHAEAAPGDDDDSRALTAQGRSDASRMARLLSGCHWGMLHIRHSPLLRATQTAEIVAQTLSKLNGKAPQPETDSRLKPGADIEDYETIFYEDRAGGCNLWVFHSPEVMQVAAWLTGLRDSGFYFTPGSMLALNVPQPNPAGRAMVVWQAQPEYLRDVVSP
- a CDS encoding glycosyltransferase family 2 protein; translation: MHNEAIRLERCLQSVRFADEIVVVDSFSSDDTARIARRHGARVVARRFTGYIDQKNFAISLARGRWILVIDGDEVCSEELALELQEIAAQLTPAFQVYKLPRISYYLGRWIKHGGWFPDYNIRFFVRGAADFQGGRVHETGRTALPTGVTSGVLEHYGYADLSDHLQRIDRYTSMAASDRVGSGKRSSPLAAVIKGIWKFLVIYLFRAGFLDGYAGLALASMGGYYNFLKYAKLWEVNQRFRDFRNSNERAKGRPV
- a CDS encoding ABC transporter ATP-binding protein encodes the protein MANAAVIEAHSLTKNYGAAPALRSLDLRVGRGEIFGFLGPNGAGKTTFIKILLDFIRITAGEVQILGSAPADLDRRRIGYLPERIAIHPFLSGREFLHYHARLLAIPRSERASRVARVLERVHMSMDADRRVGTYSKGMTQRIGIAQALLGDPEILLLDEPISGLDPIGIQQMREIILQERERGATVLVNSHQLLEVEKTCDRVAILNRGLVVAQGSRDEIAARRGLSLTVDAMTDAIRGAILAADAAASVEGCTATLQITDEERERKFPASIVEAGGRILNYSQSRESLEEVFYRLVKGAGA
- a CDS encoding histidine kinase is translated as MATGIPAVSTNQALQQINDNIDVAVRDGRALTLKTHRMTDLVEKHIQHAIESILDKNARPQLVTTVYTILKELVINGCKANQKRVFFEERGLSINNEADYARGNEEYKRIFSEQMAFEYGQKARTKGYFCLIDFQFDQDGLTVEVVNNTGIARQEEATMREKFKKAMSYNDIAEFYMDQAMSSESEGAGLGIALIIILLKGENIDPGMFRIITEKDRTMARLEIPFTEKFISKRSLERSQ
- a CDS encoding glycosyltransferase; this translates as MTATNETRRAAILAPAWERDDAVGNDVQGMADALRRQGWETCVFAPNGERGLTFRHPRRLPGFLRNRRDLLIYHYCIGWPEALQRLRDTPAQVVIKYHSITPPQFYEPYNPAIAAICEQGVAMLAEFAQLDGVRWLADSAYNAAELAAHGLEAGRAAIVPPFHRIEQMLAEPTDLRRFAAWRASSVEQPRFVMVGRIAPNKGYVRLLQSFAELIAQTGRAAQLILPGRRSAQIPDFNQQLDLLIAKLGISENVCWAGRLNSAALKAAYLAATAFVSLSEHEGFCVPLVEAMALGTPVIAAAAGAMAETLGDAGLAVTRSEPLEIAALLWETAQDTELCLAMAQRGRARYLECFHPQRIEELFLAAVDAERAQPTVRELRN